The following proteins are co-located in the Triticum aestivum cultivar Chinese Spring chromosome 1A, IWGSC CS RefSeq v2.1, whole genome shotgun sequence genome:
- the LOC123181690 gene encoding anthranilate O-methyltransferase 3-like, whose translation MEVEQWLHMANGDGENSYATNSRLQEKAMLETRPVLQGAVVELYRSLPDKSTMVVADLGCSSGPNTLLLVSEVIGTISDHNREEEQEQRPPAAAMELQFFLNDLPGNDFNLVFRSLDRLQELTADRRPQYYVAGMPGSFYTRLFPCRSVHLFHSSYSLMWRSMVPDELSRGAYLNEESIYIGKSTPPAVIKLYQEEYHKDLSLFLTLRFNELVRGGHMVLTFLGRKSKDMLLHGEASSMWDLLAQALLSLVLKGLVEKEKLVSFNLPFYAPSMDEVKAVVEENNLFNVEHMSMFESSWDPQDDDTNDDVVLGCSSSGLNVARCIRAVAEPLIKKHFGEAILDDLFMVYASMISKHLKKAKAKYPIIIIYLKAKH comes from the exons ATGGAGGTAGAGCAATGGCTTCACATGGCCAACGGCGACGGAGAGAACAGCTACGCCACCAACTCCAGACTCCAA gagaaggccaTGCTTGAGACCAGGCCGGTGCTCCAGGGCGCCGTGGTGGAGCTGTACAGGTCACTGCCGGACAAGAGCACCATGGTCGTCGCCGACCTAGGCTGCTCGTCAGGGCCGAACACGCTGCTGCTTGTGTCGGAGGTCATCGGTACAATCTCCGACCACAACCGGGAAGAAGAGCAGGAGCAGCGCCCTCCTGCCGCAGCCATGGAGTTGCAGTTCTTCCTCAACGACCTGCCGGGGAACGACTTCAACCTCGTCTTCAGGTCGCTGGATCGGCTGCAGGAGCTCACCGCCGATAGGAGGCCGCAATACTACGTGGCCGGGATGCCGGGTTCTTTCTACACCAGGCTGTTCCCATGCCGGAGTGTCCACCTCTTCCACTCCTCCTACTCCCTCATGTGGAGGTCCATG GTACCGGATGAGCTTTCAAGAGGTGCTTACCTGAATGAAGAGAGCATCTACATTGGCAAGAGTACTCCTCCAGCTGTGATAAAACTATACCAAGAAGAGTACCATAAGGACCTGTCTTTGTTCCTGACGCTGCGATTCAATGAACTTGTACGTGGTGGGCATATGGTTCTAACATTTCTAGGCAGAAAGAGCAAAGACATGTTGTTACATGGTGAAGCAAGCAGCATGTGGGACTTGCTCGCCCAAGCACTTCTCTCTCTAGTGCTGAAG GGCCTTGTGGAGAAGGAGAAGCTGGTCTCTTTCAACCTTCCATTTTATGCGCCATCTATGGACGAAGTGAAGGCTGTGGTTGAGGAGAACAATCTCTTCAATGTGGAACACATGAGTATGTTTGAATCAAGCTGGGATCCACAAGACGACGACACAAACGATGATGTCGTGTTGGGCTGCAGCAGTAGTGGGTTGAATGTTGCCAGGTGCATAAGGGCGGTGGCGGAACCGCTGATTAAGAAACACTTCGGAGAGGCCATTCTTGATGATCTGTTTATGGTTTATGCCAGCATGATTTCAAAGCACCTCAAGAAAGCGAAGGCCAAGTATCCTATAATTATCATCTATTTGAAGGCCAAGCACTAA